GAGAACACATTGGAAAGTATGAAAACAATACCCGTACATACATTTAATGAAGACCAACACATGAGTCAATCTGTTGAAGAAAATACATTCAAATGTGaagtttgttttaagcagtttgcgATGAAacgttatttaaaaaatcatttgagGGTGCACATTGTAGAAAAACCTTttgagtgtgaaatttgttttaagcagttcagCCAAAAAAGTTCCTTGAAAATACACATGAGGctgcacactggagaaacgccttacaagtgcgatatttgtttaaaaaagtttgcTCATAAACGAAGTTTCAATGAACACGCAAAcattcacactggagaaaaaccatacaagtgtgaaatttgttctaaacaGTTTGCTCGAAAAGATTATTTAAATGAACACATGTACGATCACAATGATGAAAAACGATACAAGTGTGAAGTTTGCTTTAAGCAGTTTAACCGAATAGgtaatttaaaaagacatttgacagtgcacactggggaaaaacgttatcagtgtgaaatttgtttgaagcaattCACTGAAGCAGgcactttgaaaaagcatttgagactacacactggagaaaagccttaccaGTGTAAagtttgtttaaaacagtttactCGTAAACAACGTTTTAATGAACATGCAAAcattcacactggagaaaaaccattcaagtgtgaaatttgttctaaacaGTTTGCTCGAAAAGATTATTTAACTGAACACATGTACGATCACAGTGATGAAAAAcgatacaagtgtgaaatttgctttAAGCAGTTTAAccgaataaataattttaaaagacatttgagtgtgcacactggggaaaaacgttatcagtgtgaaatttgtttaaggcaatTTAGAGAAAGGTCAAGCTTGAAAAGccatttgagaatacacactggagaaacgccttacaagtgcgaaatctgttttaaacagttttctcGAAAAGATTTTTTAAATGAACACATGTACATTCATACTGGAGAAGATCcatacaagtgtgagatttgttttaagcagttttctaaAGCATCTAATATGAAACAACATgtgagattgcacactggagaaacgccttataagtgtgaaatttgttataAGCAATTTAGCCAAAAAATTAGTTTGAAAAAACATATGATACtgcatactggggaaaaaccttaccagtgtgaaatttgtttgaaacagTTTGCTCGAAAAGATTGTTTAAATGAACACATGTACGATCACAGTGATGAAAAACGATACAaatgtgaaatctgttttaagcagttttctaaAGCATCTAATATGAAACAACATgtgagattgcacactggagaaacaccttacgagtgtgaaatttgttctaagcagttTAGCCACAAAAGTACTTTAAAAAAACACATGAGACTGCACACTAGAGAAACGCCTTataagtgtgatatttgttttaatCAGTTTAACCAAATAAGTAGTTTGAAAAGAcatatgagagtgcacactggggaaaaaccgtACCATTGTGAAACTTGTTTTAAGCAATTCAGTGAAGCAGGAACTTTGAAAAcgcatttgagagtacacactggggaaaaaccataccagtgtgaaatttgtttgaagcaattCAGTGAAGCAGgaactttgaaaaggcatttgagagtacacactgaaGAGAAGCCTTACAACTgtgatatttgtttaaaaaagtttgttCGTAAACAAAGTTTAAATGAACATGCAAAAATTCACACTAAAAAGCAACCATAGAAGtgtgaatttgttttaagcagttcatCCAGAAAATAATTTTCAAACAACTTATAAGAATTAAACATTACcagttttaaatttgtatttgtTTTGAGCAATTGAATGAGCGTTTGAAAAAGGATAATGTTGTGTCATGTATTCCTACTTTAGACAACACCCCATACGTTACTTGCTAGCTTGCCGGGTTGGTAGAGACCATGATGTTAGAAACATGGCAAAGGGATTTTATGTTAGGAGTTTCTAGATCAAGCATGGCATTGTATGTAGGATGTACAATAAATGTGTTACTTTCTTTTAATCTGAGTTTCATTAATACAATAGATAATATTCCAAATATATGGCGAATTAAAGTGAGAAccattttatgaatatttttatctttgtTATATGAGCGCAAAAACCATAAAATCGCCGTCGCCTTGGTGTAACAACATTGgaaagaagaaagaaaataattcaaatGTCAAATTTGTGATCAGTTTACCCCTAGAAATACAATAAATAAACACACGAAAATGTACACTGGATAAACGCTTTGTAAGTGTGTACAGAGTGCACACTGTAGAAAAACCTTACCAGTGCGATATTTGTTTTAAGAAAGGACCCctcagaaaccttatgggaaatatctctctgtcaaatgctctgaaactttgggttctggtagtccttgatgtgtagaacaaaagactcgatggacgcgtagctccaaaaaatcatggttttaagatataaccCTCTGAacttataggtacagtgaggacgtttgagttagaataaattcattttttcgagaatgggcgactttggagataaattacgaatcaggtcgatttttatctttaatttataattttttggcatatatcatactagtgacgtcatccatctgggcgtgatggcgtagccaatgattttttttaataagaataagggtcgtgtgatagctcatttgaaaggttattcaattctctattcaataatataaacaataacataattatttatacagggtgcccaaaaaaatttttcgatttaaatgagacaaaaagaagaatatataatttatttaattcgaaatacattttattgttgttcgaaaacaggaaaaaaatgtttatttgataaataaatattgtttttcgcttaaatttaatattaaaccacacacctgcctcttagcagtttgaacatttaattaagGCGAAAAGCAATGCTTGTTTTtcaaatcaacatttttttctgttttctgacagcagtagaatgtatttcaaatcaaataaattatatacatttttcctTTTGtcccaattaatttaattaaaaaaaaaatttgggcgtcctgtgtaaataattatgttaatgtttatattagtgaatagagaattgaataacctttcaaatgtcacacgacccctattcttatttaaaaaaatcatcgattgcgttatcgcgcccagatggatgacgtcactagtatgatatattataTCGCTCACTGATTTCTAGAGTGGCACAACCGCAAAAATAAAGTTCTGAGATAATTGACGATGAAGTTTCATGACATCATAAAATAccattcaaaattacaatttttggaTAAGAGGTCGACAGAAGAAACTAAATACTTGACAATGGAGGGTTAGATATTACATTTTTTCCCATGGTATGAATTTCGAGAACTTTGATATAAATATGCCAGTATTGAATTCAAGTTTTATAGTGTTTTGACAAATATGGTCGGTCGTAAGTAGTGGCATAAATAGTtcataaaataaacgtttttattttttaatcatgtCTTTATTCGCACTAAAGATATACCTACTTACTATATGAACACAACAATATTTTTCTTACTAATAACTAAAAAAGAATCTTAAAATGATTATCAGTTAAACAAAAACCTTGTTTATAGAAACGTTTATAGAAAGAATAAAAACGTGGAATGTAAGTTGATGTAAAATTCACTGTGACTTTTAATAACTGCATTGGATCGAATAAGATACATTAGATCTTGATATTTTTTTCGGGCAATTAGAATTCAATTTTGATAGACCCTATTAATTTCAATGTCTAAGAAAATATTTTGTTAGGATTTATGGTTCGTATTTCTTTGAATAAGAtgaccattttaaaataaaattcgtTAAAGAAAGTTTTATACAGGAAAATGCTATGATTATCCTTTTCGACTTTCAGTATTGAAACATCACTTAACAAAGACTTCTACCTAAAGACCTAAAGTAATACATAAAGTCGAAGTGAAAAAAGCTTTGCACACCTTTACTTTTGTACCTTGTTTAATACAATAAAAATCATTGGTATTGGTTCTTCCACCATTATTTGCTACATTAACCTGTTTCATGAATGCCATTATAATGTAGCTTGGCTGCTTGGAAATGTCTCCCAAATCCCAGTATAACTTAAAAACGGTCGTCTTTCTTCTTCTGTGCATTTCCGGTACATGTTTGCCTGCATTTTGTGATGTCACACGGATCTTAAACTGATCTGGATGGAACGTCTATCTTCCTGTTGTACATTTGATAAGATTGTCCAGAGCTTCGGAGGCGCTTAATTCGGTTTTGTATCCACTGAAGAGGTTGGGCTTTCCTTTTTTTCGTTTTCTTCCTTCATTCTTAATCTTCTTAAATTCTAAgtaaaatataagaaaaagtaaACCTATAATGACACAACTTTGTTCTTTCATGACATAAAGTGAAGTATTTGAATTAAAGTAAATTCTATAccgacacaaccttatattttggTGACACAAGtagtatgtttttgccaaaaaattcatTCCATACTGGCACAACTTTTAATGTGCCACTATAGGCTAAAAAATGAGATATTTTTATtgaaagtaaaatttaataaaaaattttggtcttggtaaaaggtatattattttaaaaagccctatagggctacaaacatcgaacagaacgttttcgctctaaaaagagcatcatcagtgttgcctaaaataagtataaccatattaattatcaaaatgttgaatttaaagtgatgaccaaggtagaatcaaagtttggttatacttacaagaacatggtgagccaaccaaaaaatacgaaggtcaaagcctttcaaaaatggactaaaagtcacatcaaaatgctaacatagcaaattccaaaggatgtatataatccctaaggatatggccctaggataacatatgactcccacacgttgtaagtgggtcaaaggtaacaaattaggtcattatgttacaagagctgacaggcaactaagatatgagatatcaaaagcgaatctgtctgatgtcaagacaacaattgtcaatggaacttgaagtatcatgaaaaattggttacacagctactaaatttatagttgtttatagtacaagcaatgataacagctaacatcagtgtgttggaattataaaaataaagagttagtgagaatagattatctagatgtaaaatagaaggggggaatttgagtacccacaatcatcaatgaagtgtacgtaaattgatgaagaaaggtaggcaaaacaacatacagataatgtaatgtatggtttatgttttgaaattagataatttatatttgtgaaccaacacaaatgatggctgagagactggctgaaaaactagagacaaaataggggtcgtgatatcaaatgctgaaaaagttgtaaatgcaaaatcttatttataaattaataaaatatagatggggtcatcaacacaaatttacaagactgaaaaggttgtattacaagcttagtccaaatttatttattatgtccttttatgttaaataacatctagggcaaagaaaaattaataacttggataaaagtgtctaagctacaactaaagtggggtcagatgaagataagtgttgagtaagattattgagtatatgagaaaattaaaaattgtgtttatttgagatAGATGAGTTTGTGGTATATAAAGTAAATGTGACATCACTATTGAGACTAATTAACATTATTGAGAGCCTGGGGACTCCAGAGACCAGGCAACCAAACAAACCAAATGATGAATGAAAGGTTGGCTGAATGGAATAACTACTAGATGTGTGAAACTTGAAAGATATATTGTACAGTATTATTGGTTGATTTAGTTTAGAATGAAATAGTTATGATTGGACACTAAACGAAAAACGGTTTGAAAAGATGATGTGGAGAGAATgggatatatattgaatagatatagttgtgtacaagttgtgacaaatggatgttgcggatatagttgaaattgctttgtttgggagaagaaaaatttttttgaagaaaggaTTAGATGATTATCGAAAATTGAGTGAACATGTGGATGTGTGTGaataagaagagaaaagaaagaaatagaaatagaaagaaatagttctatttctttcttttctcttcttattCACACACATCCACATGTTCACTCAATTTTCGATAATCATCTAAtcctttcttcaaaaaaatttttcttctcccAAACAAAGCAATTTCAACTATATCCGCAACATCCATTTGTCACAACTTGTACACAACTATATCTATTCAATATATTCTCATATTCAATATATATCCCATTCTCTCCACATCATCTTTTCAAACCGTTTTTCGTTTAGTGTCCAATCATAACTATTTCATTCTAAACTAAATCAACCAATAATACTGTACAATATATCTTTCAAGTTTCACACATCTAGTAGTTATTCCATTCAGCCAACCTTTCATTCATCATTTGGTTTGTTTGGTTGCCTGGTCTCTGGAGTCCCCAGGCTCTCAATAATGTTAATTAGTCTCAATAGTGATGTCACATTTACTTTATATACCACAAACTCATCTatctcaaataaacacaatttttaattttctcatatactcaataatcttactcaacacttatcttcatctgaccccactttagttgtagcttagacacttttatccaagttattaatttttctttgccctagatgttatttaacataaaaggacataataaataaatttggactaagcttgtaatacaaccttttcagtcttgtaaatttgtgttgatgaccccatctatattttattaatttataaataagattttgcatttacaactttttcagcatttgatatcacgacccctattttgtctctagtttttcagccagtctctcagccatcatttgtgttggttcacaaatataaattatctaatttcaaaacataaaccatacattacattatctgtatgttgttttgcctacctttcttcatcaatttacgtacacttcattgatgattgtgggtactcaaattccccccttctattttacatctagataatctattctcactaactctttatttttataattccaacacactgatgttagctgttatcattgcttgtactataaacaactataaatttagtagctgtgtaaccaatttttcatgatacttcaagttccattgacaattgttgtcttgacatcagacagattcgcttttgatatctcatatcttagttgcctgtcagctcttgtaacataatgacctaatttgttacctttgacccacttacaacgtgtgggagtcatatgttatcctagggccatatccttagggattatatccatcctttggaatttgctatgttagcattttgatgtgacttttagtccatttttgaaaggctttgaccttcgtattttttggttggctcaccatgttcttgtaagtataaccaaactttgattctaccttggtcatcactttaaattcaacattttgataattaatatggttatacttattttaggcaacactgatgatgctctttttagagcgaaaacgttctgttcgatgtttgtagccctatagggctttttaaaataatataccttttaccaagaccaaaattttttattaaattttacttgtaattaatggtatacagccagctacaggaaattcttcctagtggattttTATTGAAGGTTATAAAAATTCTAAAGTGGCATAACTCTAGTTTTATTAAAATGTGCCGGCATTCCACGTAGAAGCAACACAAACACACCTAAAGTCAATGGCATATTAAATATGGGCCGGTATAGTGCTGCCGCTCGAGCGAAATGGAGGGAAATATGCACGTGG
This genomic window from Diabrotica virgifera virgifera chromosome 1, PGI_DIABVI_V3a contains:
- the LOC126879028 gene encoding zinc finger protein 260-like, with amino-acid sequence MEAKQEVSDETCPAEIYCNAIDDGPLDICKIEIKEEPQKEHIIQDTFDYVSLNEIVIKTEINQEEHKRSSFKERQTIPNGFPPEENTLESMKTIPVHTFNEDQHMSQSVEENTFKCEVCFKQFAMKRYLKNHLRVHIVEKPFECEICFKQFSQKSSLKIHMRLHTGETPYKCDICLKKFAHKRSFNEHANIHTGEKPYKCEICSKQFARKDYLNEHMYDHNDEKRYKCEVCFKQFNRIGNLKRHLTVHTGEKRYQCEICLKQFTEAGTLKKHLRLHTGEKPYQCKVCLKQFTRKQRFNEHANIHTGEKPFKCEICSKQFARKDYLTEHMYDHSDEKRYKCEICFKQFNRINNFKRHLSVHTGEKRYQCEICLRQFRERSSLKSHLRIHTGETPYKCEICFKQFSRKDFLNEHMYIHTGEDPYKCEICFKQFSKASNMKQHVRLHTGETPYKCEICYKQFSQKISLKKHMILHTGEKPYQCEICLKQFARKDCLNEHMYDHSDEKRYKCEICFKQFSKASNMKQHVRLHTGETPYECEICSKQFSHKSTLKKHMRLHTRETPYKCDICFNQFNQISSLKRHMRVHTGEKPYHCETCFKQFSEAGTLKTHLRVHTGEKPYQCEICLKQFSEAGTLKRHLRVHTEEKPYNCDICLKKFVRKQSLNEHAKIHTKKQP